A single region of the Oncorhynchus keta strain PuntledgeMale-10-30-2019 chromosome 4, Oket_V2, whole genome shotgun sequence genome encodes:
- the LOC127929802 gene encoding uncharacterized protein LOC127929802 has protein sequence MPPIPCCPDSPHPLMPPIPCYPEAPFPCCPDAPHPLLPCFPSSPAAPMPPSPTAPMPPSPTALMPPSPTALMPPSPAALMPPIPCCPDDPHRLLPCFPSSPAALIPLIPCCPDAPHPLLP, from the coding sequence ATGCCCCCCATCCCCTGCTGCCCTGATTCCCCTCATCCTCTGATGCCCCCCATCCCCTGCTACCCTGAAGCCCCCTTCCCCTGCTGCCCCGATGCCCCCCATCCCCTGCTGCCCTGTTTCCCCTCATCCCCTGCTGCCCCGATGCCCCCTTCCCCTACTGCCCCGATGCCCCCTTCCCCTACTGCCCTGATGCCCCCATCCCCTACTGCCCTGATGCCCCCATCCCCTGCTGCCCTGATGCCCCCCATCCCCTGCTGCCCTGATGACCCCCATCGCCTGCTGCCCTGTTTCCCCTCATCCCCTGCTGCCCTGATTCCCCTCATCCCCTGCTGCCCTGATGCCCCCCATCCCCTGCTGCCCTGA